Below is a window of Cupriavidus sp. MP-37 DNA.
GCCACAATGGAAGCTGCTGAGAACCGTCCTCAATCTCTCGCCACGGGCTTGTAAGCCGCTTGGGTTGGGGCAGGTTTGGGTTCCCACGGTCCTACCTGTTTCGTCATTGCTGTTTCTTGCCTGTGCAGCCGTGAAGGTTAATCAAGCGCTGGTTAAGGGAAGGTGATGCCCCCCGGCTCAGGCCGGGCGCAAGCTCACATGTCCGGGATCGTATTGGCGCCCATGGGCCATTAATGCCCAGGCTGTCCGGGCGATCTTGTTGGCCAGCGCCACGACCACCACGTTCTTGGGGCGCCGCTGCAGCATGGACAGTGCCCAGGCCGGCGGATGTTTGGTGCGCGTGAGCATCGTGCGTCCGGCGTTGACCAACTGTCGTCGCACGTAAGCGTCGCCGCGCTTGCTGATGTGACCGAGCCGTACGTTGCCGCCCGTGCCGGTCTGCGCGGGAACCAGTCCCAGGCTTGCAGCGAAGGCTCTGCCTGAGCGGAAGGCCTGGGCACAGCCCATGGTCGCGACCAAGGCGGTGGCGGTAATGGGGCCGACGCCGGGAATCTTCTCCACGATCTGCGCGGCCGGATCAGACCTCAGCCATTCCTGGAGGTCACGCTCAACCAGTTGGATCTGTTCGTCGAGTTCGCGCAGCGCACAGACCTGCCGCTCCAGCGCGCGCATCAACAAGGGCGGTACGACCTGAGCGACCTCAGCCCAGCGCTGGCGCAGCTCGGCCCGGAAGGCCAGCCGCCCCGTGCGGAAGTGCAGGCCATATTCGCCCAGCAGCCCGCGCATCTGGTTGCTCTGCCGGGTGCGCGTCTTGACCAGCCCGTCCCGTATACGATGCAACGAGAGCACAGCCTGCTGCGCTTCGGTCTTGACCGACACGACCGGCATGTCGGGTTGCCGGGCTGCAGTCCAGATGGCTCGGGCGTCCGCCGCGTCGTTCTTGTTCGTACGCACGAAGGCGCGTACGTAACCCGGGTTGAGCAACACCACTTCGTGGCCAAGGCTCTGGATCTTGCGCGCCCACCAGTGGGCACCGCCACAGGCCTCCAGTGCGATCTGCCCAGGCTGGCAATTGGACAGGAATTCGATGAGCGCGGTGCGGCTGAATCGCCGGTTCTGGGGCTTCCCCGTAATGGGGTCTATCCAGTACATCTGGAACACTGTCTTTGCAATGTCCAGCCCATATGTCATAGCATTCATTTGGGCTCTCCTCGACCTTGAGTGTTGGATCGAACTTTCACTCTGGCACATCGATGCCGTCGGTCAAGCGAGAGCCCCTTTGTTTTCTAGGCCGCGGCCTGGCTTGGCGGTAGATGGGCGGTGTTCATTCCATCTCTCCCGCAAGCGGGAGAGGGAGCACGCAACGGTTAGTGGAAGACCGTGGTGCTGTTGCCAATTGCGGTGGGCAACCGGTTGCAATGCTCAGCGCAACAGCACCAACCGCGGCACCGCGTCGGCGCCGCTCCAGACCACGGCGTTCTGCTGGTAGGCCTGGCCCAGGGCCCGCGCCTCGGCCAGCGGCAGCCCGGGCACCAGGAAGCTCGGTTCGGCCGGCC
It encodes the following:
- a CDS encoding IS110 family transposase; this encodes MNAMTYGLDIAKTVFQMYWIDPITGKPQNRRFSRTALIEFLSNCQPGQIALEACGGAHWWARKIQSLGHEVVLLNPGYVRAFVRTNKNDAADARAIWTAARQPDMPVVSVKTEAQQAVLSLHRIRDGLVKTRTRQSNQMRGLLGEYGLHFRTGRLAFRAELRQRWAEVAQVVPPLLMRALERQVCALRELDEQIQLVERDLQEWLRSDPAAQIVEKIPGVGPITATALVATMGCAQAFRSGRAFAASLGLVPAQTGTGGNVRLGHISKRGDAYVRRQLVNAGRTMLTRTKHPPAWALSMLQRRPKNVVVVALANKIARTAWALMAHGRQYDPGHVSLRPA